Genomic DNA from Halobaculum sp. MBLA0147:
GTTGACCTGCGTGTCCACGTCCGTCTCCTCGACCTCGATGGACTCGTTGAGCAGGAGGATCTGCGCGTCCGCGACCTCGCTGGGCATGTCGTCGTGGGTCGGGTCCTTGTCGACGACGCCACCCGCGAGCAGTTCGGACTCCCCGGCGCCGCGGCCGGTCTGCGTCTCGATCTTCACGTTGGCGAGGTCGACGACGTGCGAGCCGTCGTCCGCCTCGACGGTGACGCCCTCGACGGCGCGGTAGACCAGATCCGCGAGCACGTCCTTCTCCAGTTCCGCGCCCTTGCCGGTCATCGAGGTCTCGGCGACCTTCCGGATCGTCTCCTCGTCGTCCGGGGAGACCGGCTCGGCGATCTCGTCGACCTCCTCGCGCGCCCTCTCGGAGGCGAGGTGGAAGCCCTTGATCACCGCCGACGGGTGGATGTCCTGTTCGAGGAGGTCCTCGGCGTTCTTCAGGAGTTCACCCGCCGTCGCGACGGCCGTGGTCGTCCCGTCGCCGGCCTCGTCCTCCTGGGTCTCGGCGACCTCGACGATCATCTCGGCCGTCGGGTTGTCGATGTCCATCTCGGTGAGGATGGTGACGCCGTCGTTCGTGATGGTCACGTCACCCATCGAGTCGACGAGCATCTTGTCCATCCCCTTCGGGCCGAGCGTCGAGCGGACCGACTCGGCGACCGCGCGCGCGGCGGAGATGTTGTACTCCTGGGCGTCCTTGTCCTTCACTCGCTGGGAGTCCTCTCCCATGATGACCATGGGCTGACCCTGCATTCGCTGACTCATACAGACGAAGTGTGGTCGTAGTTCTATATAAATCCTCGGGTTTCGGTGTTAGCGGTTCCGGCCGCGTCGAGTGGACCGACGGGTGAGAACCGCCCGCAGACGCCCGGACGTGCGGTGTGTGTCTCTCTCACAAGCGGGACTAGTTCTGTCGGATGTCGTGGGTCACGACACCGATTTAAGTACCTCTGCCGGTCGGGTCACACCGGGATCGCCGCAACGTTGATTAGGGTGTGAGTCGTTCACACGGGTGTCGATGCCTGACACGAAGCGCGGCCGCGAACGCGAGGGACGCAAGAAGCGGGAACAACTCGAGGCTCGGCTCACGGAGCAGGAACTCGAGGCGCTCGACGACGACGACGAGCTCCCCGAGTACCCGCCGGAGGACCTCGACGCGGACCTCGTAGACCCGGAGGGCACCGAGCGAGAGGAGGCCTGATCGGCGGACGCTCTTCGAGAGACGCGGCGCGACCACGCGGTGCGGGTTTCTGTGCGAGACTACACCTCGAGAGTGCACAGTGTCGGTCCCGGCCTGCCGCTACTCCTCGTGAGCCTCGTGGAGGTCGTCGATCGCACTCTCCAGCCGCGAGAGTGCCGCGTCCGCGTCCATGTACCCTTGATCGTACTCGGCGTACACCGCGTCTGCCTCGTCCAAGAACGCCGTGACGGCGTCGTCGAGTTCGTCTGTCACGCTCTCGTGTCGGACGGCCAGCACCCTCGGTGTTTCGGCTCCGAGTCGAGGCGGTCGGGCGGCTGTTCCCGGGCGACTCTGGACCCGACCGCTCCGCAAGTGACTCCGAGCCCGACCGCTCCGCAACCGACTTCTCGCCCGCACACGTGTCTCCCTACGTGCAGGTTCGTCTGTGGTTCGCCGACGGCGGTGTCCGACTGCGTGTCGAGTCGCCGGACTCCGCAGACGGCGAGCGCGGCGTCCCGCCGGGCGCCTTCGACCCGACGACACTCCCGGGTGTCGAGCCCGACGACCGGGCCGGCGGCTACCGCGCGCCGGCACACCGGTACGCGGCGATCCGCGAGGCGCTCCAGTCGGCACTCGCCGACACGGAGACGGACACGACCCTCGTCGACGAGGTGGCCGCGGGGCTCGCGGACGGACTCGACGTGACGAGCCCCTACGACCTCCGTCCGTACCAGTCGGCGGCACTGGACGCCTGGACGGACGCGGATCGGCGGGGTGTGGTCGAACTGCCGACGGGCAGCGGCAAGACAGTGATCGGACTCGCGGCGATCGCCGCCGCCGACACCCCGACGCTCGTCGTCGTCCCGACCGTCGACCTCCTCCAGCAGTGGCGGCGCGAACTCGAAACCGCCTTCGACGTGCCCGTCGGCCAGTTCGGCGGCGGCGAGCAGCGCCAGGAACGGCTCACCGTCGGCACCTACGACTCGGCGTACCTGCGGGCCGACGACGTGGGTGGTGACTTCGGGCTCGTCGTGTTCGACGAGGTCCACCACCTCGGCGGCGAGGGGTACCGCGACGTGGCACGACTGCTCGCCGCCCCGGCACGACTCGGGTTGACCGCGACGTTCGAGCGCCCGGACGGCGCCCACGAGGTCGTCGCCGATCTCCTCGGACCGGTCGTCTACCGCGCGTCCGTCGACGACCTCGCGGGCGAGTACCTCGCGGAGTACGACCTCCGGCGGATCGAGGTCGCGTTGACCGACGCCGAACGCAGCGCCTACGAGGAGGCCCAGGGCACCTTCGTCGACTACGTCCGGTCGGCCGGGATCACCTTCGAGTCCGGCAGCGACTACCAGGAGTTGGTGAAGCGGTCCGGGCGCGACCCGGCGGCGCGGGAGGCACTCCTGGCGAAACAGCGCGCTCGCGAGGTGATGATGAACGCGGACGCCAAACTGGACGCGCTCGGACGGATCTTCGACCGCCACCGCGGCGAGCGCACCATCGTCTTCACCGCCCACACGGACTTGGTGTACCGGATCTCCGAGCGGTTCCTCGTCCCGGCGATCACCGCCGAGACCGGCGCCCCGGAGCGTCGCGAGGTGCTCGACCGCTTCCGCGAGGGAACGTACAGCCGCGTCGTCGCCGCGAACGTGTTGGACGAGGGGGTCGACGTGCCGGACGCGAGCGTGGGTGTCGTCGTCGCCGGCAGCGGGAGCGAACGCGAGTTCACCCAACGGCTCGGCCGGTTGCTCCGCCCGGGCGAGACGGCCCACGCCGTCCTCTACGAACTCGTCACGGAGGAGACCGCCGAAGAGCGGGTCGCCGAGCGGCGGCGGTGACGGCGGTGGGCCACTGCGGGGACGGGCCGTCGGCCGTCTCCTCTCTCACTCGTCCCCGCCGACCAACCGCACGTTCACGCCGCCGTCGGCGGCCCAGTCGTCGAACGCCACGTCGAACGTCGCGGTGAAGGAGGTGGACGCACCGCTCGCCAACTCGACGGTCCGCTCGTCTCGCAGCGTCTCCTCGTCGCCGAGCGTCACCTCGATCACGACGCGCCGGCTGCCCGGGCGCTCGCCCGCGTTGACCAGCGTCACGGGCACTTTCAGGTTCCCGTCGTCGCCCGGACGAACGTCCCAGTCGTCGACGACGATCCCGGAGGTCGGAACTGGAGTCGGTGTCGGCGAGGCCGGCGGGCCCGCCGGTCCCGTCGGCTCCGCCGCCTCGACACAGCCGGCGAGGGCGGCGACCCCGAGGGCGGCCAACCGCGCCAACAGTCCGCGTCGTTGCACACCACGCGGAACCACGCGCCGGCGTATCAGCCTTGTCACTCTCGGCACGTCTCGACGGCCGTCGTGTACTGAGAGAGAGAGAATACTCCGACCGCAGGCGGGTGCGACCTACCGGAGTCGCGCCGTGATCTCCGCCTCGAGGTCCTCGCGGAGTTCGTCGACCGCGACCTCCTCCAGGACCGGCACGAAGAAGCCCTCGACGAGCATGTTGCGTGCCGTCTGCGGGTCGATGGACCGGGAGGTCATGTAGAACAGCTCCTCCGCGTCCACCTGGCCCACCGTCGCGGAGTGAGACGCCTCCGTGTCGTGGTTGTGGATGATCAGCTTCGGCGACGCGTCCGCCTCGCTGTCGTCCGACAACATCAGCGTGTTCTCCCGCTGGTAGGAGTTGGTGTCCCAGGCGTCACGCCCCACGTCCTGGACGCCCTCGTACACCGAGCGCGCCTCGTCGTCGAGCACACCCCGCGTCACGAGGTCGGCAGTCGTGTGCTCGCCGTGGTGCCAGACGCGGGCGTTCAGGTCGAAGTGCTGGTCGTCGTGACCGAAGAACGCCCCGACGATCTGCGTCTCCGAGGAGTCACCCTCCAGCTCCGTCTCGATGTCCGCGCGGCTGAGCCGGGAGCCGAGGTTCCCCTCGATCCAGTCGATCGTCGCGTACGTGTCCGTCTCGCCGCGCTTCAGCGAGAAGTTGTACACGTCCTCGTCGAGCGTCTGCAGCGACCCGTACTGGACGTAGGAGTTCTCACCGGCCGCGACCTCGACGAGGTTGCTGAAGTAGCGCTCCCCGTCGACCCCTGCGTCGCTCTCGGGCCCGTTCTCGATCCGTTCGAGGATCGTCACCGACGAGTTGCGCTCGGTGACGACCAACGTCTGGGAGAACAGCGAGCGGCTGTTCATCTCCGCGCGGATCGTCACGTCCTCGGCGTCGACACCTTCCGGGACGTACACGACCGTGCCGGTGGTGAACAGCGCCGTCGACAGCGCCGTCAGGTAGTTCGTCTCCGGATCGGTCACCGACCCGAAGTGCTCCTCGACGACCTCGGGGATCTCGTCCAGTGCCGTCTCGAAGTCCAACACCGACACCCCGTCGGGTGCGACCCGCTCGGTCTCGTCGGACTGGGTGCTCGGGTCGACCAGCGTCTCGTAGTCGAGCGCCTCCAGGTTCGTCCACCGGCGCCCGGGCGTCTCGATCACGTCGGGCAGTTCCAGTTCGTCGAGTGCGTCCAGTGCGTCCAGCCGTGTCTGGCGGAGCCAGTCCGGCTCGTCGCGACTGTCCGCGATCTCGTGGACCGTCTCCGCCGAGATCGTGAGTGGTACCTGCGTGCTCATGTTATCCGAGACTCCCCTCCATCTCCAACTCCACGAGGCGGTTGAGTTCCACCGCGTACTCGATGGGCAACTCCTCCGTGATCGGCTCGATGAAGCCGCTCACGATCATCTGCTTGGCGTCGTCGTCGTCGAGGCCGCGCGACTGGAGGTAGAACACGTCCTCGTCGCCGATCTTCCCGACGGTCGCCTCGTGTGCCACGTCGACCTTCGACTCGTTGATCTCCATGTACGGCATCGTGTCCGACGTGGACTCGTTGTCGAACATCAACGCGTCACACTCGACGGCCGTCGAGGAGTTCTCGGCGCCGTCCGCGATGTGGACCAGCCCGCGGTAGTTCGTGCGGCCGCCGTCCTTCGAGATCGACTTCGACTCGATGGTCGACTTCGTCTCGGGGGCGTTGTGGTACACCTTCGCGCCGGTGTCGATGTTCTGGCCCTCGCCCGCGAAGGCGATGGTGATGTGGTTGTCCGACGCGCCGCGACCCTTCAGCATCGAGGAGGGGTACAGCATCGTCGCCTTCGACCCCATCGAGCCGGAAATCCACTCCATCCGGCCGTTCTTCTCGACCAGGGCGCGTTTCGTGTTCAGGTTGTACGTGTTCTTCGACCAGTTCTGCACCGTGGAGTACTGGACGTGTGCGTCCTCGCCGACGAACACCTCGACGCCACCGGCGTGGAGGTTGAACGCGGAGTACTTCGGTGCGGAACAGCCCTCGATGTAGTGGACCTCCGACCCCTCCTCGGCGACGATGAGCGTGTGCTCGAACTGGCCCATCCCCTCGGAGTTCATCCGGAAGTACGCCTGCACCGGCATCTCGACGGTGGTGTCCTCCGGGACGTAGACGAACGACCCACCGGACCACACCGCACCGTGCAGCGCCGCGAACTTGTTGTCGCTGGGCGGCACCGCCTCGGTCATGAAGTGTTCGCGGACGATCTCCTCGTGCTCCTGGACGGCCTTGTCCATGTCACAGAAGATCACGCCCTTGTCTTCCCACCGCTCCTGCATGTTCTGGTAGACGATCTCCGACTCGTACTGGGCACCGACACCCGAGAGGGCGTTCTTCTCCGCCTCCGGGATCCCCAGTTTGTCGAAGGTGTCTTGGATCTCCTCGGGGAGATCCTCCCAGTTCTCCGCGCCGCCGCGTGTCTCGATGTCCGGTCGGATGTAGGGGACGATCTCGTCGACGTCCACCTCCGAGAGGTCCGGCTGACCCGGCCAGTCCGTCGGCATCGGCATCTCGTGGAACTGCCGGAGCGCGCGCAGGCGCCGCTCCAGCATCCAGTCCGGTTCGTCCTTGTCCTCGGAGATCAGCCTGATCGTCTCCTCCGTCAGGCCCTTCTCCGTCTGGAAGGCAGACTTCTCCTCCTTCTTGAAGTCGAAACGTGCCTCGGTGTCCGTCTGCTTGAGTTCGTCTTGTTCGGAGCTCATGTCGTGTGTTACCTTGTACCGCTACACTATTGTGTCTTTGCCACCGCTCGCGGTTACGCCGTGCCGTACACTTCCTCGCGCACCCAGTCGTACCCCTCGTCTTCCAGCTGCTCGGCCAACTCCGCCCCGCCGCTCTTGGCGATCTCGCCGTCGAGCATCACGTGGACGTAGTCGGGGTCGACGTAGTCGAGGATGCGCTGGTAGTGCGTGATCTGGAGGATCCCGGTGCCCTGCTCGTCGCGCAGCTTCTCGATCCCCTCCGAGACGTCCTGGAGCCGGTCGATGTCCAGCCCGGAGTCGATCTCGTCGAGCACCGCGATCGACGGCTCCAGCACCGCCGCCTGCAGCACCTCGTTCTGCTTCTTCTCGCCGCCCGAGAAGCCGGCGTTGAGGTACCGCTCGGCGAACTTCGCGTCCATGTCCAACTGCTCCATCTTCTCTTGAAGCAACTGCTGGAACTCGGCGACACCGACCTCGCCGTCGTCTTCGGGCCCCTCCATCGGGGAGGACTCGTAGCCCGCGGCGTCCTCGTTGGTGTCGTCGGCCGTCTCCGCTTCGTCGGCCTCCTCGTCCTCGAACAGTTCCTCGCGCTCCTCCAACTTGGCGTTGAGCGCCTGCCGGAGGAAGTTCACCATCGTCACGCCCTCGATCTCGGCGGGGTACTGGAAGGCGAGGAAGATACCCAGCGCCGCGCGCTCGTTGGGCTCGAGTTCGAGCAGGTCCCACTCGTAGTCCTCGTCGTCCAGCTCCTCGTCGATATCCTCGACGTCGGCCTCCTCGAGGTGCAGCGTCACGTCACCCTCGGTGACCTCGTAGGCCGGGTGGCCCGCGATGACCTTCGCGGTCGTGGACTTCCCGGACCCGTTGGGCCCCATCAGCGCGTGAATCTCGCCGCTCGTGACTTCCAGGTCGACGCCCCGGAGGATCGACTCGCCCGTCTCGGCTACCTCTGCGTGGAGGTTCGACAGTTCCAGTGTTGCCATGTGTGAGTGGTACCTCGTACTCGTACGGTGGGTCGTTCGACCCATAACCGTTTCGCATCCCCGTTGTTCGGGTTCGTGATACACCAAGAACGTTTTGTGGTTCTCGAAACGCCGACCGGCTCGGCGGGCGTGGACGGGTGCGCCGTCGGGTCGCTCACCCCTAGTCGCCGAGGCCGGTCGATCCCCGAGCGCAGCGTCGGTCGATCCCCG
This window encodes:
- a CDS encoding DEAD/DEAH box helicase family protein encodes the protein MQVRLWFADGGVRLRVESPDSADGERGVPPGAFDPTTLPGVEPDDRAGGYRAPAHRYAAIREALQSALADTETDTTLVDEVAAGLADGLDVTSPYDLRPYQSAALDAWTDADRRGVVELPTGSGKTVIGLAAIAAADTPTLVVVPTVDLLQQWRRELETAFDVPVGQFGGGEQRQERLTVGTYDSAYLRADDVGGDFGLVVFDEVHHLGGEGYRDVARLLAAPARLGLTATFERPDGAHEVVADLLGPVVYRASVDDLAGEYLAEYDLRRIEVALTDAERSAYEEAQGTFVDYVRSAGITFESGSDYQELVKRSGRDPAAREALLAKQRAREVMMNADAKLDALGRIFDRHRGERTIVFTAHTDLVYRISERFLVPAITAETGAPERREVLDRFREGTYSRVVAANVLDEGVDVPDASVGVVVAGSGSEREFTQRLGRLLRPGETAHAVLYELVTEETAEERVAERRR
- the sufD gene encoding Fe-S cluster assembly protein SufD: MSTQVPLTISAETVHEIADSRDEPDWLRQTRLDALDALDELELPDVIETPGRRWTNLEALDYETLVDPSTQSDETERVAPDGVSVLDFETALDEIPEVVEEHFGSVTDPETNYLTALSTALFTTGTVVYVPEGVDAEDVTIRAEMNSRSLFSQTLVVTERNSSVTILERIENGPESDAGVDGERYFSNLVEVAAGENSYVQYGSLQTLDEDVYNFSLKRGETDTYATIDWIEGNLGSRLSRADIETELEGDSSETQIVGAFFGHDDQHFDLNARVWHHGEHTTADLVTRGVLDDEARSVYEGVQDVGRDAWDTNSYQRENTLMLSDDSEADASPKLIIHNHDTEASHSATVGQVDAEELFYMTSRSIDPQTARNMLVEGFFVPVLEEVAVDELREDLEAEITARLR
- the sufB gene encoding Fe-S cluster assembly protein SufB: MSSEQDELKQTDTEARFDFKKEEKSAFQTEKGLTEETIRLISEDKDEPDWMLERRLRALRQFHEMPMPTDWPGQPDLSEVDVDEIVPYIRPDIETRGGAENWEDLPEEIQDTFDKLGIPEAEKNALSGVGAQYESEIVYQNMQERWEDKGVIFCDMDKAVQEHEEIVREHFMTEAVPPSDNKFAALHGAVWSGGSFVYVPEDTTVEMPVQAYFRMNSEGMGQFEHTLIVAEEGSEVHYIEGCSAPKYSAFNLHAGGVEVFVGEDAHVQYSTVQNWSKNTYNLNTKRALVEKNGRMEWISGSMGSKATMLYPSSMLKGRGASDNHITIAFAGEGQNIDTGAKVYHNAPETKSTIESKSISKDGGRTNYRGLVHIADGAENSSTAVECDALMFDNESTSDTMPYMEINESKVDVAHEATVGKIGDEDVFYLQSRGLDDDDAKQMIVSGFIEPITEELPIEYAVELNRLVELEMEGSLG
- a CDS encoding ABC transporter ATP-binding protein, which encodes MATLELSNLHAEVAETGESILRGVDLEVTSGEIHALMGPNGSGKSTTAKVIAGHPAYEVTEGDVTLHLEEADVEDIDEELDDEDYEWDLLELEPNERAALGIFLAFQYPAEIEGVTMVNFLRQALNAKLEEREELFEDEEADEAETADDTNEDAAGYESSPMEGPEDDGEVGVAEFQQLLQEKMEQLDMDAKFAERYLNAGFSGGEKKQNEVLQAAVLEPSIAVLDEIDSGLDIDRLQDVSEGIEKLRDEQGTGILQITHYQRILDYVDPDYVHVMLDGEIAKSGGAELAEQLEDEGYDWVREEVYGTA